The genomic stretch aagggcccgaggatgtccatgccccaccacgcgaagggccatggggaagacagcgatttgaggtcgttcgggggtgcgaggtgcatgtcggcatgtcgttggcatttgtcacatcttttgacgtgctctttcgaatcgttttgcatggtcggccaatagtagcctgctcgAAGGGCTTTTCGTGCGAGCGATCGTCCGCCGAGGTGTTGAGCGTTAATTCCCCGGTGTATCTCTCCGAGTATGTCGGGGACTTTCTCTTCCTCGACGCATTTGAGTAGTGGGATGGAGAATCCTCTCCGGTAGAGTTTGCCTTCGAGGAGTACGTACGAGCATGCGCGTCGTTTGACAGTGGTCGCCTCTTTCGGGTCAGCCGGGAGTTCGTCTCGTGTGAGGTAATTGTAGATGGGTGTCATCCAACAGTGGGCATCTCCAATAGCGTTGACCTCGAGTGGAGGTGGTAGTTTGTTGATGCTGGGCCGAGGGAGGATTTCTTGGATTACTGATTTATTCCCACCCTTTTTCCTCGTGCTGGCTAGTTTGGAGAGAACGTCTGCCCGTGTGTTGTGCTCGCGGGGTATGTGTTGAACTTCCCATTTTTCAAATCTATCAAGTTTTTCTTTGACGAGGGACAAGTACTCGAGGAGGTTGTCGTTCTTGGTTTGGTATTCTCCTCGCACTTGTGAGGCCACGAGCTGGGAGTCGGTGGATATTTTTACCTCTTTTGCTCCTAGGTCCTCGGCTAACCTCAGGCCTGCGAGGaaggcttcgtattcggcttggTTGTTTGATGTTGGGAACGCTAGCGCTAATGATACCTCTATCAGGATCCCTTCTTCATTTTCGAGGATGATCCCGGCCCCGCTGCCTGATGTGCTAGAGGCGCCATCGACGAAGATCGTCCATTTGTGGGCGCTTTCTGCTGGAGTCGGGCAGTGGGTCATCTCCGCGACGAAGTCGGCCAGTGCCTGAGCTTTCAAGGCTTTTCTATTTTCGTATTGTATGTCGAATTCGGAGAGTTCTAGGGACCACTTGAGCATCCTCCCGGCCATATCCGGGCGCCCGAGCAGCTGTTTGATTGGCTGGTCGGTCCTCACCTTTATCGTGTGTGCGAGGAAGTAATATCGTAGTCTCCTTGCTGTGTTGATGAGGGCCAGGGCGACCTTTTCGATTTGCTGATATCGGAGCTCGGGACCTTGGAGTGCTTTACTCGTAAAATAGATGGGTTTTTGTCCTTCGTCGGTTTCTCTTATTAGAACGGCGCTGACGGCCTCGGTTGCCACGGATAGGTATAAGTATAGGGTTTCCTTTTCTGATGGCCGTGATAAGACCGGGGGTTGGGACAGAACCTTCTTTAGATGGAGTAGCGCTTGCTCGCATTCATCGGTCCAGTCGAAGGTAGCCTCTTTGCGAAGGAGTCTGAAGAACGGCAACGCGTGCTGGGCGGACTTGGCGATGAAACGGGAGAGTGAGGCGAGCACTCCATTGAGTGACTGGATCGATTTTTTGGTTTTCGGGGTCGGAAACTCCGAGAATGCCTGGCATTTGTCGGGGTTGGCCTCGATCCCTCTTTCGGTGAGGTAGAAACCGAGGAACTTGCCTGCCCGGACTCCGAACGTGCATTTCTCGGGGTTGAACCTCATTTTACACTGTCTCGCCTGCTCGAATACCTTCGTAAGGTGTCGAGCATGGGTTATCTCCTCGTGTGATTTGACGATCATGTCGTCCATGTATACTTCGAGCATGTCCCCTATTTCGTCCTTGAAGACTTTGTTCATCATGCGTTGGTATGTAGCGCCAGCGTTCTTGAGCCCAAACGGCATCACGTTGTAATAGTAATTGCCCGTTGGGGTCATGAACGCTGTGTGTTTCTTGTCTGCGGGCGACATAGGGATCTGGTTGTATCCACTATATGCGTCCATGAAGGACAAGAGTTTAAAACCTGCAGAGTTGTCAACGAGCGAGTCTATATTAGGGAGGGGGAAAGCATCTTTCGGGCAAGCCCTATTAAGATcagtataatcaacacacatacgccattttccattatttttcttaacGAGGACTACATTAGAGAGCCAGGTTGTGTACTGGGCTTCAGAAATAAAATTTGCCTCTAAGAGGTCTTTTACAGCTCGCTCGGCAGCCTCTGCCTTTTCGGGCGATTGCTTGCGTCTACGCTGTGCTATGGGCTTGGCTGCCCGGTCTACAGCTAGCTTATGACACGCGATCTCGGGGTCCAGCCCGGGCATTTCTGCGGCATTCCACGCGAAGAGGTCGGAGTTCTCTTTGAGGCATGCTACTAGCTCTTCTCTTGTTTCCTCGGGTAGTCCCTTACCTATCTTCACCGTCCTTTCCGGATCGTCCCCAAGAGGAATGAGTTCGAACTCCCCGTCGGGGATTGGTCGGACCGGGTGTTCGAGAGAGCGTTCCTTGGGGAACCTCCCCTCTTCGGTCTCGTCCAGCCCGATGCGACAGTCGAGGTCGATGGCGTTGACTCCTCGGGCAGGATCCTCGGTCTTGAGTTTTTTGTTGTTGCAGTTGCTCTTCGTGCTGACTACGGCCTGTCCTTTTACTGCGGCGTCGTAGCATCGTCGGGCTGCTTCGATGTCACCATGGATGGTGACCACACGTCCCAATTTGGTGTAGTATTTCATCTTCAGGTGGACGGTGGATGGGACCGCAGTGAGTTCGGCCAGTGTCGGGCGTCCAAAGATGCAATTGTAGAGAGACGGACAGTCTACGACCAGGAATTGGATTTTGACTTCCCTGGCCGTTTCTTGTTCGCCGAAGGTGACGAGGAGCTCAACATATCCCCACGGTCTGGTTGTTGCTCCGTTGAATCCTTGGAGATCTGATCCGACGTATGGGGCTAAGTTGGTCTTGTCTAGCTTCAGAGTCTTGAAGAGGTGGACGTACATGATATCCACTGAGCTGCCTTCGTCGACCAGGATGCGTCGTACGTCGAATCGGGCCATCTTTGCTCTTATCAATAGTGGGATGGCCGAGTTCGGGGATCCGCCCGGGAGTTCCTCCAGGAAGAAGGATATTGGGTTGGATTTTCCCCGGTATTTTGTCAATGTCGCTTTCTGCTCGGGGGCGGTCAGTAGGAGTTCGTCGAACTTACGTTTGACGGAGAGGGCCGCGGATTCCCCGTTAGTTCCTCCTCCTGATATCACCAGTGTGGTAGGGAAGTCTTCCCAGGGGCTGAGTGCAGTGATCTTGCCCTCGGGTAATGGTTCGGGGAGGAAGAAATCTTCCGGTCGTGACACGCAGAGGGCCACTTGATAGGGAGAGTTGTCAGGGGGTGTGTTTTCCCGGGGTCTCTTCTTCTCTGGCTCGTCGTGTCTGGGAGCTTCGTTCTTCCTCGTGTACTGCTTCAGGTGCCCTTCTTGGATTAAAATTTCAATTGCATCTTTCAGGTGAACGCAGTCTTCGGTCACGTGCCCGTGACTTCTGTGGAACCGGCAGTACTTTGATTTGTCGGTGTGGGGCTTTGGTGCAGACGGTTTTGGGAACCTGACCCTGCCCTGCTTAAATTCAGAGTTGATACATTCTGCGAGGATACGCTCTCGAGGAGCTGTCAGTAAGGTGTACTCGCTATATCTGCCCGCGGGGCCTCTTCCTTCCCGGAGCTCGCGAGGTCTTTCTTCTCTTCGTTTGTCTCCGTTGCGACGGGAAATGCTCGTGTCCTCGCGTTTTGAGTGCTCGGTCTCCCCAGCGTTACGTCCGCTGCGGGCATTGTGTGCCACCTGCTTTTCCTCGTATCTGATGTAGGCCTGGGCTTTATGCAGGAGCTCGTTTAAGGTGCGGGGAGGCTCGATCCCTACGGCTCTGCTAAGTTCACTGCCGGGTAAGAGACCTCTCTCGAGGAGATACTTCTTCATGTGCTCGGTGGTATCTACCTCGACAGCTTCCTGGTTGAATCGCTCGATGTATGAGCGCAGTgtttcattcttcttctgcaCTATGGCTTCAAGGGTCGCCTCAGTCTTGGGGTGACGACGGGAAGCTGTAAAGTGCCGGGTGAACATGGACCTCATGACTCTCCATGACGTAATGGACTCAGGGGCCAAGCTTTTGTACCAGGCCATGGCCCCTTTCCTGAGGGTCGTTGAGAACAGTCGGCATTTGAGGTGCCCGGTTATATCATTGCGGTAGTCGAGCATCGCGTTGACGTTGTCGACGTGATCGTCGGGATCTGTAGTCCCGTCGTACACAGCTAGGTTTGGCGGTTTCTCCATGCCTTTGGGGAGCGGGGCCTCCATTATTGCCCGAGATAGGGGGCAATGCAAATCTTCCTCGTCGCTCCTTAAGGGAGACAGTTCGTTGTTGTCGGGGCTGTGCCCGCGCCTTGGTGATGTTCTCGCTCGACCACCGTCACGACGGGCGCGTGCCCTGCTGGCGTAGGGTTCGGGAGAGCGACGTCCTCGCTTCTTCGTTGGCTCCGAACGTTGTTGTATCCTACTCACCGGCTGGGGCCGGGCTTCTTGTCGTTCGGCTTCGAGGGCCATGATTCGTTTGTGCTGCTGGTGGAGCATAGAACCGGCTTGATTGAGGGCATTCACCATGGCAATCATTACGGCGTCTCCTTCAACGGGAACGGGAATGGGATGAAATGTCTCTGCCCCCAAATTGTGGGCGTGAGAGGCATCTCCGTTGTTTTGGGGCTCTGGAGACGGGGTGGATGGATGACCGTCCCGAACGTCCGCTTCATGGGATGGCGGGCCGTCGTCCATATTGTAGTTGACGAGGGGACGGCTGTGATCGCTATGTTGTTCTCCGGCCATGTTGGAAGGACAGAAACAAATGAGCTTTTGATCCTCgtttgatgaagatggggatagctagttcccacagacggcgccactgatctcacctgatcaggagggccttccaaggtcttggtgaatgggctggagaatgaaatgagaggggggtgtacctgcaaggtgctccaacgcttaagtcagaaaaggtacagaatgagattatcagagtgtgagttagaatacctgcccctttgccatgaaaggggtatttatattgagcccccagcgctgggccaaggctcctaatgggctggattagctaggcccaaggaggagctgccaggggacgcgtaagaagcgttaagacctagaccaaggtctgccccctggtccaactgcccctatccctaaggagacaatataggggagttgggtgacgtggtgagtgagatgccgttatggctctgcccgacacaacttaggtgcccgcggcgtgggttgacgatgagtggatggagatcatatgaggaggacccgctcgttgtccgacacgtatttaaggggccggggagacattctccgggcggacggtcgttcacctgacgtgtcctcgtggtcgcttggatacggtcgtttggacgtgggcttggcgagcattgggccgcGCCGTGCTAAGCGTCGTGGCCCAGTCCAGAACAGGTACTATGACCTCCGTTGATATGGTGTTGATCGCCTTATCTGTCAGAGAACTTATACTGCTAAGAAGAGAAGAAGAGTTGGAAGAAAAGATGAGAAATATATCTCTGATGGTTTGCTTTTATAAGAGGAAGTTGAGTGTCTTGTACGTTGCATTTGGGAAGATGGAACATCTGACCATTTAATACCATCAATGATGACTTCTAACTGTTGATATTTTTGAATGACGTGTGACACCTTGAGAAACACATAAATAATTCTACTATTTTTGTCGTTTCTCAGTATTGAGAAGTGTAAAGGTTGTTCATATTGGGTTTAATCAGAATTAACTTTTTCCATATATTGGTTTGTATTATTAAATACTTTTGTTCACTTCTTTGTTGACCTGTATGAACTCactttttgttgatgacaaaaggggGAGAAAATTATGGGAATATTTAAGAAGgttaaaagtattttttaatgcttttaattAATCTTGAACCCTAATTATTCAGTTATTTTGATATTGATTTCTTCTGAACATTTTTTTATATCAAAATAAGTTTAAATTAACTTGGATAGAATTTAGGGGGAGCTTACAGAAATCAACTTGTGGACTATTAGACTCAGGGGAAGCTTACAAACctcaaactctgatgttgttAAGTTTGTTAAAACTGACTAACCATTGTTcttatatatatttgtttgtcatcataaaaaagggggagattgttggaacaagattGTTCATGTCTCTTAGGTTTTAATGATgacaaagtatttaaagaacaaaTGAGTATGCTAACATATTTTTAAGTGTGCAGTATCACAAGCATACAATTAATCCTGATTGTAAGCATATGTTAAGAAGAAATGTAAATCTGATTCTGATTGATTAGAATCTGAAATTGGTTCATCAGCATCTGAAGGCATCAGACTTTGAAGGTTCAGACTCTGGTCTCATGACCATCTTCTAAAGACAACTCAAATTCTGAAAGGTTGAAGAGCATTTAATTTGTACATTGTACCAAAGCAGTTTTGTCTTATCAAAGTTCCAGATTTCTAGACAAAGTCAACAAGGGTTTTGTTTTGCAAGGCTCAAGAAATAGTGACGTGACATCTTAAGTTTGTTCTACCTTTTATTATATACCTATTACTTAGAAATATGTTGTGAATAATGCCTTTATTTAGTGGACAAAGCTTCATACCAGATGCATTCTCCAACATCTATCTTGGCATGCTTCTTCACTAAGTCTGTTCATTATGTTCAAACCCTCCAATGGCTCTTTCTCAGCCTTTATAAAAGAAAGTTTAAGATTCAAAGGAAGGTTACAACATCACAACACATTGAAAGATGTTATGCATAACTCCGAGTTGTTATTTCTTGTAACTGTTATTGCCTAAGATCTTAATATTTCTTATTTTTGTTTATCATAGAAATCTTAAGAGGTTGTAAAACCTTTGTGATTGTTGAACAACTGTTATACTTCTAATTGTGTATCTAAGTATAGTGGTTACCATTATTTACTAAACTATTTGTTCAAAGTAGAGGAAGTCTCTTGCATGCGTGCTTGGGCAAGGAAGTCTCTTGTCTGAGGacttgagcaaggaagtctctttctaggttgattgagcaaAAGTCTCTTGCAAAGTTGTTTGAGCAGAAGTatctttctaggttgattgagcattAAAGTCTTTTGCAAGTGAGTTTGAGCAATTTGTAACTTGTTTGGTTATATTGAAAAGCTCTTATTAAGAAAGGGGACTTGACTACTCTCAGTTGAGGAGAGGATCTGTGATAATCTTTGTGTGTTGCTTGCATTTACTTCTAAACATTTTATTCCCGCTGTTGTAATTAGTTCTGATATCAGATTCTAACATTGTTCAGAATCTGAACTTGCTGGTTCATAAGTGAACCTAATTTTTTGGGCATACATAATTCAACCCCCCATTCTTCTGTATTTTTATCACCTTTAACACATGCATGGTCGGTTATCTCAACATGATTCAGTATATAGGGAGAAAACTAAATTTTTATATGTAGTTTGACAATCATCTAGTACTGTTTAGGAATCTTCATCCCATGGTCATGGATTTCGGTCTCATGATGACGCACTTGCTGCTGTTGTACATGCTCATTCTCCTTTCGTACATGCTCCCTTAAGACCTACTGTTGCGGCACCTCAGAGTTTTCTTGGAGGCCTATAAGGCATTCCATTATCCCCCTATATGCATACCATGTTATTGATGTGGGAATGATTGG from Lathyrus oleraceus cultivar Zhongwan6 chromosome 7, CAAS_Psat_ZW6_1.0, whole genome shotgun sequence encodes the following:
- the LOC127103833 gene encoding uncharacterized protein LOC127103833, producing MAGEQHSDHSRPLVNYNMDDGPPSHEADVRDGHPSTPSPEPQNNGDASHAHNLGAETFHPIPVPVEGDAVMIAMVNALNQAGSMLHQQHKRIMALEAERQEARPQPVSRIQQRSEPTKKRGRRSPEPYASRARARRDGGRARTSPRRGHSPDNNELSPLRSDEEDLHCPLSRAIMEAPLPKGMEKPPNLAVYDGTTDPDDHVDNVNAMLDYRNDITGHLKCRLFSTTLRKGAMAWYKSLAPESITSWRVMRSMFTRHFTASRRHPKTEATLEAIVQKKNETLRSYIERFNQEAVEVDTTEHMKKYLLERGLLPGSELSRAVGIEPPRTLNELLHKAQAYIRYEEKQVAHNARSGRNAGETEHSKREDTSISRRNGDKRREERPRELREGRGPAGRYSEYTLLTAPRERILAECINSEFKQGRVRFPKPSAPKPHTDKSKYCRFHRSHGHVTEDCVHLKDAIEILIQEGHLKQYTRKNEAPRHDEPEKKRPRENTPPDNSPYQVALCVSRPEDFFLPEPLPEGKITALSPWEDFPTTLVISGGGTNGESAALSVKRKFDELLLTAPEQKATLTKYRGKSNPISFFLEELPGGSPNSAIPLLIRAKMARFDVRRILVDEGSSVDIMYVHLFKTLKLDKTNLAPYVGSDLQGFNGATTRPWGYVELLVTFGEQETAREVKIQFLVVDCPSLYNCIFGRPTLAELTAVPSTVHLKMKYYTKLGRVVTIHGDIEAARRCYDAAVKGQAVVSTKSNCNNKKLKTEDPARGVNAIDLDCRIGLDETEEGRFPKERSLEHPVRPIPDGEFELIPLGDDPERTVKIGKGLPEETREELVACLKENSDLFAWNAAEMPGLDPEIACHKLAVDRAAKPIAQRRRKQSPEKAEAAERAVKDLLEANFISEAQYTTWLSNVVLVKKNNGKWRMCVDYTDLNRACPKDAFPLPNIDSLVDNSAGFKLLSFMDAYSGYNQIPMSPADKKHTAFMTPTGNYYYNVMPFGLKNAGATYQRMMNKVFKDEIGDMLEVYMDDMIVKSHEEITHARHLTKVFEQARQCKMRFNPEKCTFGVRAGKFLGFYLTERGIEANPDKCQAFSEFPTPKTKKSIQSLNGVLASLSRFIAKSAQHALPFFRLLRKEATFDWTDECEQALLHLKKVLSQPPVLSRPSEKETLYLYLSVATEAVSAVLIRETDEGQKPIYFTSKALQGPELRYQQIEKVALALINTARRLRYYFLAHTIKVRTDQPIKQLLGRPDMAGRMLKWSLELSEFDIQYENRKALKAQALADFVAEMTHCPTPAESAHKWTIFVDGASSTSGSGAGIILENEEGILIEVSLALAFPTSNNQAEYEAFLAGLRLAEDLGAKEVKISTDSQLVASQVRGEYQTKNDNLLEYLSLVKEKLDRFEKWEVQHIPREHNTRADVLSKLASTRKKGGNKSVIQEILPRPSINKLPPPLEVNAIGDAHCWMTPIYNYLTRDELPADPKEATTVKRRACSLGEAKRAWVEELHSVLWAYRTTPHSTTGETPFRLTYGTEAVIPVEIRTPTRRTEEPLDEEMNDETLRAELDLVDEIRSEAALRETTLKQKIALRHDAKVIKREFQVGTLVLRRNQKNPREGKLAANWEGPYRVRDKTSNGAYYLENLQGEQLARPWNAEKLRQYYS